The stretch of DNA ACCATCTGCATTCTCAACTTCTGGATAGTCATCCATATCCATACCAAACAAGTCAGTAAGACTTCTGGACCAGCTGCCAATCTAGAAGAAAGATACATGTCGTTGGTCTCAACAGCAAGTGAAAattggggggtggggggggggatGATTTATTGATTGCAACCTCACAGTAAGCACAGTTGAGATTCAACTTACCGCATTTTTTAGTTGGACTCCAGCACCAAAGCTAAATTTCCCAGATGGTATTGGAAGAACTTTAGGATCAGTTATTGGGTCAGACATGGGGTCCGTTGGAATTTCATCATCTGATTCACGTAAAATAGCGTTGAACATTGCTACATCCAATCTAGCTATGCATTGCTCCATCACCTGTTGAAGGGAGATAATGTTCAGAGTTATTATAAGTAAAGAATTTTACATAGTCCATAATATGTTTCATTCTCAGTGCCTCAAGCTTGAACAAAGACAGCATCGAGCAAGTCTTAAATGGACAGACACATCAAGATGAATTTAAGGATAAAAGTATGTCTTATCCAATGTGGCAACATAGATATCATGAGGCTTACAGTGAATCACATTGGACTAAAAAAAAGAACAGTGGTATTATGGCACAGTGCTGACCTACGATTTGCTTCTGCCTCTAGTAAAAAAACTCATGAAAAAAGGTTCATAATCATAATAGCTGCTTCAATAGTAATCTAACTCACAACATATTTTTTAGAAAAGAAAGAACATCACTAAAATTAATAGTATTTATTCATGCAAGAAATATCAAATATGTAACAAAACATTTCTATACCTACTTTCTTAAAACAGGAGCACACTCAAGATATTGCTCAATCATATGAACCTCACCAATTTGGCCAGCATAGGCAGGCATCCACACTCATGTCCAGCTGCCCTTACTGGGCAAAGCCTTTCTGACGCCTCCTTGAAAGCCTTCTTCCATATGTCCATGGATATGGTTGCTTGTTGCTGGTCTCCCACTACAGTAATCCTTCCATAGCTTCTCTTTGCATTCgaactagttttcaagtcacTGGTTATATAAGCCGATTGCATATGTGGTGTGAATGTCTGCAAATTAAGGTTTGTGTTGCACTAGGTTTAATGAATCCCTACGAACAAAAGTACATGCAACAAAGGATACAAGAAACAAACCTGCCACCAAAGGGTTTCAACGATTCGTGAAAATATCCATGATTCAATCTTCTTTATTGCAGCTATAAATGTGTCAACATCTTCCCAGTTATCAAACTCTGGGGAAACtaattttcctttcttcctaTTAAGTGACTCCCACATTGATGCAGAATTTTTCCTATATGTTGTTTTGGAACTATAACCAGCAGAATTGATACCATTTGCAGTTCCCGATTGCTTAGAAGTTTCAGTAACAATTCCTCGCAATACCACACAGTTTGATAACCAGAAACTCAACCTGATTAAAGAAAAACTCGTGTCAGCCTACAGATAAATCAAGATAATGGCAAAAGCCTACAAGTCAATAGTGTAAAGTCTAAACATTTGCTGAGTCATAGCCAAATTTTTCTACTATAAAAAAAGTTATAATTCTTGGAACAGTGAAGAGGAAATATCATGCACCTTGCAATATCATATCCACAAGCTTTTGCGGCCAAAACCAGCCCAGAGGTAGCACTCCTTGCTGCACTTCCCATCTTGTCTCTTGAAAAGTTTTTTAATGCATGCACAAAATGCCTGGAGAGCCTTCGCGCTGGTGTATGGACCTTGTTCACTGAGCTACCATGTTCTGCAATTATTGAATAAAGGCCTATCTCAGCAGCGGCGGCTTCTCTTAGCTCTGCTTCAAGCAACTCAACTTTAAGTTCTAGTTCTCGAACTTTGCTGTCATTTCGGTTATTTGAAATGCGTATTGGCTCCTGGACTTGCAATCCATCATCAGCACTAGCTGTATTCTCATGAGCAATTGCAACATCCTGGGAATCAACTTCCTTCACTTCCTCCTTTTGGGGATCAACTTTCTTATTTGTGACACTTCCATTAACATCTGGAACTCTCATACTGAACCTCATATTCCTTGCTCTATCAGTAGTTAAAGTGCTATATGTTCTATCTCCAAAGTGCCTTTGGTTGGATTCAGCCATACCATAGGCAAATGACATTTTACGACCGCTTCTGAATGCATTGTGTGGTGGAAGAGATGGGTTTTGTTCTCTGGGCAAATCTGATGAGAGAGACAGATTCCCTGGATGGCCATTTGCCTTTTGGACTTGAGTTGGATACTTTGCAACTTCTTCACTCCTCGCTTTCGTACTGGATGATGCCACTTCACGCAGAGAATCATACGATGAACTGGTGCCTTCATTACCAACTAAGTTGATATCCTTCCCCTAACAATTTCAAAGTAGACTCAGATATGGAAATTAGGGCAAGTGCCAAGAATGGTGATGGGATGGGATACATCAAACACAAGAACAGAATTGCCCTGTTACTATTTTTGTTGATGCTTGTAAGAATGAAGTTCCTACTTTATCAGCAGATAACATGTTAATTGCTTGACAAGATTAGAAAACatgaataataataataaaacgAAAAAATGAATAAATGGAGCATGAATTATTCTAGCAACCATACTGACAGTTGTGACTCGCCTTGAGACAAACAATGTGGAAGCTCAAAGAATGAATGAATACAGGATATATTAGCCCGCTTTGGTAATGTAATAGAGACAGCATAGTAATAACCTCTTGCCTAGTGTTATTATTACAATTCATACTTTCTAGAAAAAGAATGTCTCCTCGCTTTAGAGTGAGATAGACATGACAATAAGAGTGAATTACACATTTAGAATAGAATTCTTCTTTTACCTTGAGAGATTCCTGAGACCTATTACTACCTGTAGGAACAGTTCCACCCGAGCGGTGCGGGTATGGAACTtcctcttcatcatcatcagtGAAGGAAGCAAACTCAGTATCTTCCGTATACTCCTCACTCATTGTTGCTGATACGAATTCCTTTGAATCCTTATCAACTGATGCCTCTTTTGATAAGGCATCTCTTGAGGAAACACTTGAGTTATCCCCATCCAACGGTTGGATTCGAAGGTAAACCATGGGCTGGGCATTGCTTTTGAAGCTCCTTCTGGAATTGAGAGGTACAGGAACACTCGAGTCCTCATGAAACATTGCATGCTCTGCCAAATCCAATGTTGCAGTTCCCAAATGTTGACCCTTCAGCTTATCCCTCCTTGGCTCATATAAGTTCAACTCAAGCAGGTTCTTCTGCCACTTTCCACTCTTGGATGACCCCTCCTTTTGGAAATCAGCCTGTAAGGTTATGAACTCATTGAATTCAATCTTCCCGGATGCAGAACCAGACCCAATAGAAGGAGCAACAGTGCTTGTCTTCCCTGAATTGCGCTCGCCATTTTCCCAGAACAGGACCACGGAGCGCAAAGACTTCAGGGACTCAGAAGGGGGCCAAGGGCTGATTTCTTGGATGAGGATATTGAAATCCACATGGAAGGCAGAATCCTTCCTCGTCTTAGTTCGGAGGCCTAGCACCATTGCTGCAGCACTGGATACACAATGAGCTTAATCAGCGGTTCCCCACAGTTTATTTAGCGAATGAAAATGAATCCTGTTCCTCTCTTTGATTCACTCTGAATTATGCAACAAATCAGACAATGGCATGGAGTACATTGGAAGCAAAGCTCCTGCATGCAGTTAGGCAGTGATTGTGTCACTAGCTAAAGGAGAAAAGCAGGTAGTATAACAACGAATTATGGCCATGTGCGACGAGCCCTACAAGATGCTAAACAGAAGTCCAGGTGAAAGGAAAAAAACACCTATCAACATTAAAGTCTGACACCAGGAAGCAAATTTATTTCAATAATGAAGGATGGGAGAAATATGTAAGTCAACAATTACATAAATGCAACTCATTGCATCACGTCGCTGCCATAAAGCTGAAGATTGAATCATAGTAAATGATACCACACAATTTCCCCTTTTTTTTCAAAAACTTTGGGAATAGCACGATGGGATCAGAATGGGGCTGCAGAATGTACAATAACTCTCTTGAAATGCATTTTTTTCCagtaaaaaaaagaaacaaggTGGTCTTTGAACCCTAGAAAGAAGCATTAGCAGATGGATACAATAATTTGGAATCGACTAAACCAAGGGGAAAATAAATGGGAAACGGTAGGGGCAGTAAGAGATCTGAGAGAAAAGATGGCTTTGACCAGACTGTACCAACCAATAGAGCATCCAAAACATGGCAAACACTAGCACCCTAGCAGAGGAAAACAAAACAGAGAGCAACCTGGACAAGTTCGAACTCAGCCGGTCTGGAAGGAAAAAAAACCCAAAAAGTGAAGCATCAAACAAACAGAGACGCTGGAGAGAAAATGGTGGCTTTGTCGTAGAACAAGGGCAGGAACTTTACCAACACCCAAAATGCAATGTGAAGAAAACTGCCACGCAACAACCCAAGAGGACTCAGTACGAGAGTTATCAATACCGATTGAATGCTATATCAGCTCGAGCAAGTTAGGACAACCAAAATGCAGTACCAAAAACCAAGAGAAGGGGGGAAGGGAGGGGACTGGGTACAGGGCCCAAACCAATCCATCATATTAAGTCCAATATTCTGAAAAACAAAACCTCGTTCAAATCATTGCACTAGATGAGGAAGCACAGAAACGGAAGCATGAATTGAATCGAGGTCAAATGCGGAGAGAAGAAAGGATAAGAAAAAGGGAACTCGGGCAAACCAAAGTAAACGCGTCAAGAACCGCAGTTGCTGCAGGTACCTGAATCTAGCAGGGGCAGGGCAAGCCGGACGCAATGTGACGAACCGGGAAAGATTGATGGGGAGGAAGCATCGGCTGGAGACGATTGCTCAAGTTGGGAATGATTGGGCCGGTGGGCGAGTGCGTTCGTGGACGCGCAGTCTGGGGTGTCGGTGGGTGGGGAGAACAAGGCGCTGGATACAAGAAGCCGGCCGTCCTCCTCTGCCtcgaggaggagagggagggagggagggagggatcgTGACCCGAAGCCAAAGCGAAGTAAACTATTCGGTAAAGAAAAGAATCTGAGCGAGTTTTTTTAAACCGAAATCTGGGCGGAGAGCTTGTGGAACCTGAGAATGTGAGATCTTTTGGGGAGTTGATTTGGAGGCTAGACTTGTGGAGCAGCACAGCAAGAAGCGGAACAAGTTACTCATTCATTACTTGGCCAATTATTACCTGTAAAGGAGAAAGGTTTTCACTTTGTTCTTTTCCATCGGTACACAAAGGGGTACTGGTTTTACGGCAAAGTTTGCTCTTATAGGTCCTTTTAGGACGCATGGGTACACATCATTTAGATTTCTTTTATCGTGTTATTACTTTTATGTCAGGGGTTTGGAAAACAAAGAAAAGGGCTCAATTTCCTAAAAAAAATTGTTTGGCTCAAGCTTGACGTCAGGACTATGCACGCATCGGGAGGTCGgggcttttttttttttgagttgGATTAGGTTTCGCGTCGAATACTAGAGCCCAGTAGTGATTGTAACGGGCTAGGACTTGAGCCCACGGCCCTCTGGCCTCTTGGTAGATTGGATAAGGCCGGATTTTCTTTAGCTTTGTTGGATCATACGGCACTCGGCCCATGATCATATCTAAATCTAACTGCTTATTTATTCTGGGCTGTTATCTTGCGTCCTTTTTTTTAATGTCAAGAGATCGTTTGGATGCCATAGTTTTGAGAAATCGTGGCATCAAGTTCTTccttcaaaaaaaaaggaaattgCAGTTCTATGAGGTAATAAAGACGAAGCAAAATATTTTTGCGATTgcatttttgaaaattttaaaaaTACTTTGCATCTAAAAACGTGCCTAAGTCGAAGCCCATCGATCTCAAGTTTAGAGACTGTCAGGCAAGAGAAAACAGCAGCATCTGATCCGTTTAGATTTAACGTTACGAGGGCGGCATCGATCATGGTATTGTACTGTAAGTATACTGCTGTGCTAAGAGACAGCAGCTGAAAGGAAGGTCGTGCTTTGCCTGGGTTCAGGAGTGAGCGCTGAGCTGTTGTGTTGGTGGAAAAGCGTCGATGTTTCTCTTGCCGCAAGCATTGATTAATGTACACGCGTCACATTTATTCTCTGTGTCTTTGGCTTCAGCTGCAAGACGTGGAAAACAGAGTGGCCGACGATTTTTGTTTTCTACATTGATTAATATTTAATAGGATTGAAGAATTTCAGCTCGATAAGCATATATTCTGTTAGATTATCATGTTGATTCACTATTTAGTTAGTTTCCGATGTAAATATGTTATATGCGAATGGAATATAGAAATCATATAGAATATTCTGAAAATGTTGTTTAGTCGGCTTGTAATTCACTAAAAATGTCATGTTACAAGTACAACTATACGTGTATCAATAGTTAAGATTGAGAAGGCTGGTCCACACGATAATAGTTAGAGGAGAGCACAATTTAATTAGTGTAGCATATTTTGTGTAGGGCTACCAGAAAAATTTCGAGTCTCACGAGCTCAGTTATCCCAGCTTGGCTAGGCTATACTAGGAATCAATCCGAGCTCGAGCCTAACCTAGATCTTGCGAGTTCCGACAATCCAAGATCAAACTATTTGATGACGCTATTATTTCTATTTACTTGgcgtgtgcttgtacctttgctATCTCCATTAATTTTCCAACCATTCAAAGTTGAAATAATATAGCTTGAGGTTGGAATCTATTAGCATGCATTACCTAGCGAGCTGCTATGTCTTATATATTAAGAAATATATAAAATGAAAAGGCTAAATGTTTCTAAATTTTTCTTTCCATCCGTTAAATTAAATCCGCATATTACATTTGCATCCTCTCGTCCCATCGTCGATGCCGTATATGACCTCTATCTGCTATTAAGCCGTTTCTGTCATGATCTTGAAAAAGATACTCTTCTAAAATACTGCAGTAGACGAGCTTATTTAAATCGAGCTCGAGCTTAACGCGAACCGAGCTGAGTTCGAGCTTGGCTGTAGGCTCGGCAGGATGCCAGGCTCAGCCGCTCAGATCGACTTCCGCTCGGGATGCTATCGAACTCCAGTTTGAGGTGTGGCAGGCTGGCTCGAGCTCGGCTCACTGACAGCCCTCTCCCTCAGGCTCATCTCTGTTTCTTCCcccctttcccttttctctGACTCTCCTCCAGCAGTCTTCCTTCCCTGGCGGCGAcgactgggcgagcggcggcgccattCGTCACGTCTTCGCCCAGCCctttgccggcgacgagcatccaccaggtatgcccgccccttctctttccttctgctgtgcgagacggagcgccccaaaccctaacaaAACTATTTATATTCGGATCTGATCCAGTTACAATACATTACCTACTAACTTCGTTTTCGTTTATCGGGTGTGTGCACCCATGTCCAatgctgggtccgcccctgcTTCCCGCTTTGCGAGACCGAGCTTTCCAAACCCTAATGGCCTAATGTAAGCTTATTTTATCCGGATCAGACC from Panicum hallii strain FIL2 chromosome 3, PHallii_v3.1, whole genome shotgun sequence encodes:
- the LOC112888140 gene encoding uncharacterized protein LOC112888140, producing the protein MVLGLRTKTRKDSAFHVDFNILIQEISPWPPSESLKSLRSVVLFWENGERNSGKTSTVAPSIGSGSASGKIEFNEFITLQADFQKEGSSKSGKWQKNLLELNLYEPRRDKLKGQHLGTATLDLAEHAMFHEDSSVPVPLNSRRSFKSNAQPMVYLRIQPLDGDNSSVSSRDALSKEASVDKDSKEFVSATMSEEYTEDTEFASFTDDDEEEVPYPHRSGGTVPTGSNRSQESLKGKDINLVGNEGTSSSYDSLREVASSSTKARSEEVAKYPTQVQKANGHPGNLSLSSDLPREQNPSLPPHNAFRSGRKMSFAYGMAESNQRHFGDRTYSTLTTDRARNMRFSMRVPDVNGSVTNKKVDPQKEEVKEVDSQDVAIAHENTASADDGLQVQEPIRISNNRNDSKVRELELKVELLEAELREAAAAEIGLYSIIAEHGSSVNKVHTPARRLSRHFVHALKNFSRDKMGSAARSATSGLVLAAKACGYDIARLSFWLSNCVVLRGIVTETSKQSGTANGINSAGYSSKTTYRKNSASMWESLNRKKGKLVSPEFDNWEDVDTFIAAIKKIESWIFSRIVETLWWQTFTPHMQSAYITSDLKTSSNAKRSYGRITVVGDQQQATISMDIWKKAFKEASERLCPVRAAGHECGCLPMLAKLVMEQCIARLDVAMFNAILRESDDEIPTDPMSDPITDPKVLPIPSGKFSFGAGVQLKNAIGSWSRSLTDLFGMDMDDYPEVENADGENGFAESRKPFYLLNALSDLLMLPKDVLMDTSTRKELCPTFSSSIIKNILLGFAPDEFCPDPIQDSLLEALELEDHLEGNKGIHSIPCGASPILYSPPASGAILSVIGDPRKSGSAILRKSNTSDDELDELSSPLTFISNTSSNPLAKLKRISNSSTARYRLLHEVWKLDDQ